One part of the Triplophysa rosa linkage group LG5, Trosa_1v2, whole genome shotgun sequence genome encodes these proteins:
- the inhbab gene encoding inhibin subunit beta Ab — protein MSSFTLVTGVLLLSGCLSGGCSPTPAETVLPGVEGLDQQQHQAVQGVQQTDDPVTLCPSCALAQRQKDSGEQTGMLEAVKRHILSMLHLNTRPNITHPVPRAALLNAIRKLHVGRVGEDGTVEMEDDGMGLGEHREQPEEQPFEIITFAEPGDAPDVVKFEVSKESGTVSVVEQANVWLFLKVAKGNQRKGKVSIQLLLHEKANQSLTTGPQEVVVSEKAVDTRRSGWHTLPVPGTVQALLDGDSSSLSLHVSCPLCGEAGATPILVPAEGSKTKERDQSHRPFLMVVLKPAEEHQHRRSKRGLECDGKIRICCKRQFYVNFKDIGWNDWIIAPSGYHANYCEGNCPSHVASITGSALSFHSTVINHYRMHGYSPFNNIKSCCVPTRLRAMSMLYYNEEQMIVKKDIENMIVDECGCS, from the exons ATGTCCTCGTTTACGCTCGTGACGGGGGTGCTGCTGCTTTCCGGCTGCTTGTCGGGCGGCTGCTCACCCACGCCCGCCGAAACCGTTCTTCCTGGGGTAGAAGGTCTGGACCAGCAGCAGCATCAGGCAGTTCAAGGTGTGCAGCAGACAGACGATCCTGTGACCCTCTGCCCGTCTTGCGCTTTAGCCCAGAGACAGAAAGACTCGGGGGAGCAGACCGGCATGTTGGAGGCGGTCAAGAGGCACATCCTCAGCATGCTGCATCTGAACACCCGGCCCAACATCACGCACCCGGTGCCCCGCGCCGCCCTGCTGAATGCCATCCGGAAGCTTCACGTGGGGCGGGTGGGTGAAGATGGGACGGTGGAGATGGAGGACGATGGAATGGGGCTCGGAGAGCACAGAGAGCAACCTGAGGAACAGCCCTTTGAGATCATCACCTTTGCAGAACCGG GTGACGCCCCTGACGTCGTGAAATTTGAAGTCTCCAAGGAGAGTGGCACTGTATCCGTGGTGGAGCAGGCCAATGTTTGGCTGTTTCTTAAGGTTGCCAAAGGCAACCAAAGAAAGGGAAAGGTGTCCATCCAGCTACTACTGCATGAAAAAGCTAATCAAAGCTTAACCACAGGACCCCAGGAAGTGGTGGTTTCTGAGAAGGCGGTGGACACGCGACGCAGCGGCTGGCACACGTTACCTGTGCCCGGCACGGTTCAGGCCCTGCTGGACGGGGACAGCAGTTCGCTCAGCCTACATGTTTCCTGTCCCTTGTGCGGTGAAGCCGGCGCCACACCCATCCTGGTTCCCGCAGAGGGCAGCAAGACCAAGGAGAGAGACCAATCGCACCGACCCTTCCTCATGGTCGTCCTCAAGCCAGCCGAAGAACACCAGCACCGCCGGAGCAAGCGCGGCCTAGAGTGTGACGGCAAAATCCGCATCTGCTGTAAACGGCAGTTCTACGTCAATTTCAAGGACATCGGGTGGAACGACTGGATCATCGCCCCGTCCGGATATCATGCTAACTACTGCGAGGGCAACTGTCCCAGCCATGTGGCCAGCATCACAGGCTCAGCCCTGTCCTTTCATTCCACCGTGATAAATCACTATCGCATGCACGGCTACAGCCCCTTTAACAACATCAAGTCCTGCTGCGTGCCCACACGCCTCCGGGCCATGTCCATGCTCTACTACAATGAAGAGCAGATGATCGTTAAAAAAGACATCGAGAACATGATAGTGGATGAGTGTGGCTGCTCATAA